In Hemicordylus capensis ecotype Gifberg chromosome 3, rHemCap1.1.pri, whole genome shotgun sequence, one DNA window encodes the following:
- the KLHL34 gene encoding kelch-like protein 34 yields MSYFLSYCKGHCGAVLSQYQTLRAEGLLCDILLKVKENEFPAHKSLLACSSDYFRAMFKSYTKESKAAIIHLQVVSATGLQHVLDFIYTSWLPLSFDSLEDTLEAATYLQVTEAIGLCSQYLTNNLTLESCCYSTNVAARFYLPDALSATEKYLILHLWQLLDLDFAGLLELNFQSLKAVVESPDVPMVKESNLLDLLLKWLKHDKQTRLTHTTSLLEHIRYGLIPLEDLRKVYTQSEVPLTAPIKCLIIKAINYHSLIFRQPILQDKYSTLRNQKTQIILLGGMIAHGGPMNDVVAFDVYNHKWQTLTQVQDKVQNHCVCTIGNFLYVLGGETEDLQNDPKSPTLRVTNNVHRYDPRFNKWIQTTGMLEKRCRFSCCVLENTIFAIGGQGENGSLHSSVEVYNISQDRWAKVQDLPCKIHGHAGTVCKNIIYISGGKYTNQSNTSKDLYSLSTQEGQWRKQAPMSIARFGHQMATIRESIFTFLGLYEPFSEIEKYDPDQNQWTRLRPLIYDRFSYGLVVVEETALLIGGKKWQDSQEIPTQDVVGYDIDNDCWEEICKASLPWYGLQCAVLQLSELGEARDIQQQKKPTFEGTPR; encoded by the coding sequence ATGAGTTACTTCCTGTCCTActgcaaaggccattgtggtgcTGTGCTGTCTCAGTACCAAACGCTCCGAGCGGAAGGCTTGCTGTGTGATATTTTATTGAAGGTGAAAGAAAATGAGTTTCCGGCTCACAAGTCATTGCTGGCCTGTTCGAGTGATTACTTCAGGGCTATGTTCAAGAgttataccaaagaatccaaggcTGCCATCATTCACCTGCAAGTCGTCTCAGCCACTGGTCTGCAACATGTGCTGGATTTCATTTATACCTCCTGGTTACCCTTGTCTTTTGACAGCTTGGAGGATACCttggaagctgccacctacttgCAAGTGACAGAGGCCATTGGTTTGTGCAGCCAATACTTGACTAACAATcttaccttggagagctgctgttatTCCACCAATGTTGCCGCAAGATTCTATCTTCCAGATGCTTTATCAGCAACAGAAAAATATCTCATTCTTCATCTCTGGCAACTACTGGACTTGGATTTTGCAGGACTGCTTGAACTGAACTTCCAATCTTTGAAGGCAGTTGTGGAATCCCCAGATGTCCCCATGGTGAAAGAATCAAATTTGCTAGATCTGTTGCTGAAGTGGCTGAAGCATGATAAACAGACTAGGTTAACACACACTACTAGCCTATTGGAACACATAAGGTATGGTCTTATTCCATTGGAAGACCTGAGAAAGGTCTACACTCAGTCTGAGGTGCCCCTAACAGCACCCATAAAATGCTTAATCATAAAAGCAATAAATTACCATTCACTTATCTTTAGGCAACCGATCCTGCAGGATAAGTACAGCACCTTGAGAAACCAGAAGACACAGATTATCCTGCTTGGAGGTATGATTGCACATGGTGGACCCATGAACGATGTGGTAGCTTTTGATGTTTATAATCACAAATGGCAAACTTTAACACAGGTGCAGGACAAAGTACAAAATCACTGTGTATGTACAATTGGAAACTTTCTGTATGTGTTAGGTGGAGAAACAGAAGATTTGCAAAATGATCCCAAAAGTCCCACTTTGAGAGTTACTAACAATGTCCATCGCTATGATCCCAGGTTCAACAAGTGGATACAAACTACAGGGATGCTAGAAAAGAGATGTCGGTTTTCCTGCTGTGTCCTAGAAAATACCATTTTTGCTATTGGTGGGCAAGGAGAGAATGGATCATTGCATTCATCTGTTGAAGTTTACAACATTAGCCAAGACAGGTGGGCAAAGGTTCAAGATTTGCCATGCAAAATACATGGACATGCGGGTACTGTTTGCAAGAACATCATTTATATATCAGGTGGAAAATACACGAATCAAAGTAACACAAGTAAGGATTTGTATTCTTTGAGTACACAGGAAGGGCAATGGAGAAAACAAGCCCCAATGAGCATTGCTCGATTTGGGCATCAGATGGCCACGATCAGAGAGTCCATCTTCACATTTTTAGGGCTCTATGAGCCATTTTCTGAAATTGAAAAATATGATCCTGACCAGAATCAGTGGACTCGTTTAAGGCCATTGATCTATGATAGATTTAGTTATGGTTTGGTGGTAGTGGAGGAAACGGCACTCCTCATTGGTGGAAAGAAGTGGCAGGACTCCCAGGAGATTCCAACTCAGGATGTGGTGGGCTATGATATAGACAATGACTGTTGGGAAGAAATCTGCAAAGCTTCCTTGCCTTGGTATGGATTGCAATGTGCAGTGCTACAGCTTTCTGAACTAGGAGAAGCTAGGGACATTCAACAACAAAAGAAACCAACTTTTGAGGGTACACCTCGCTGA